Proteins encoded by one window of Winogradskyella sp. PG-2:
- a CDS encoding sigma-54 interaction domain-containing protein, which yields MAGLIQGAMDAIIMFDSNYKIVLTNLSANILLENDDALQRNVLYFLAEESASLIESIVDKGLENTNKGIDNYIPNIIKVIGSNEKETLNEGTISKYGNEKETFYTLILRDIEERLSAENEISFLTKQTEYLEEEIKELTGSYGIIAEDIKMQNVLDLVKHVAPTDATVLINGETGTGKELVSRAIHDASNRSDKPLIRINFSAIPANLIESELFGHKKGAFIGASADRKGRFLLADKGTIFLDEIGEMPIDLQPKLLRVIQEGEFDPVGSSETIKVDVRIIAATHRNLLQHSAEGKFREDLYYRLNVFPIDVPALRDRGNDVCLIAEEMIRHFSKKLSKPIESLSKSDKALLLSYEWPGNVRELQNLLERAIIVSQDGSINLKTIVPNSSINSKSSEELPLNKIYTTRALQDIEKENILKALKETRWKISGKNGAAELLQLPPTTLASKIKAFSIERPV from the coding sequence ATGGCCGGACTTATACAAGGCGCAATGGATGCCATAATTATGTTTGATAGTAATTATAAAATTGTATTAACCAATCTTTCTGCCAATATTTTACTTGAAAATGATGATGCTTTACAACGCAATGTGTTGTATTTCTTAGCTGAAGAAAGTGCAAGTCTAATTGAATCAATAGTTGATAAAGGTTTAGAAAACACTAATAAAGGTATTGATAACTATATTCCAAATATTATAAAGGTAATTGGTTCTAACGAAAAAGAGACTTTAAATGAAGGCACCATAAGTAAGTATGGAAATGAAAAAGAAACCTTTTACACTTTAATACTTAGAGATATAGAAGAACGACTTAGCGCCGAAAATGAGATTAGTTTTTTAACCAAACAGACAGAATATCTAGAAGAGGAAATAAAAGAACTAACGGGTAGTTACGGTATTATTGCTGAAGACATAAAAATGCAAAACGTTTTAGATCTTGTTAAGCATGTTGCCCCAACGGATGCTACAGTATTAATAAACGGAGAAACAGGTACAGGAAAAGAATTAGTTTCCAGAGCCATACATGACGCAAGTAATCGAAGCGACAAACCTTTAATCAGAATTAATTTTAGTGCTATTCCAGCAAACTTAATCGAAAGCGAATTATTTGGACATAAAAAGGGAGCGTTTATTGGCGCTTCAGCAGATAGAAAAGGCCGTTTTTTATTAGCAGATAAGGGCACAATTTTTTTAGATGAAATCGGTGAAATGCCAATTGATCTTCAGCCAAAGTTGTTAAGGGTTATTCAAGAAGGTGAATTTGACCCTGTTGGAAGCTCAGAAACAATTAAAGTCGATGTTCGTATTATAGCAGCAACTCATAGAAACTTATTACAACATTCAGCAGAAGGGAAATTTAGAGAGGATTTATATTATAGATTAAATGTCTTTCCTATAGACGTCCCAGCCTTAAGGGATAGAGGTAATGATGTTTGTTTAATCGCAGAAGAAATGATTCGTCATTTTTCAAAAAAACTCAGCAAACCAATTGAGAGTTTATCTAAAAGTGATAAAGCACTTCTGCTATCTTATGAATGGCCTGGAAACGTTAGAGAACTTCAAAATTTATTAGAACGTGCCATTATTGTCTCTCAAGACGGCTCAATTAACTTAAAAACCATAGTACCTAATTCTTCTATAAATTCTAAGTCTTCAGAAGAACTCCCGCTTAATAAAATTTATACAACCAGAGCATTACAGGATATAGAGAAAGAGAACATATTAAAAGCACTTAAGGAGACACGTTGGAAGATATCTGGGAAAAATGGCGCCGCAGAACTACTTCAACTGCCACCAACCACATTAGCTTCAAAAATTAAGGCTTTTAGTATAGAGAGACCTGTTTAA
- a CDS encoding cyclic nucleotide-binding domain-containing protein, whose amino-acid sequence MSKSKQEDFINFLSKVPFFTEVKEASLKHLCIGLKEESFGKNENIFKKGDEGDSMYVIVEGSVKIHENNYIFSTMQKGECFGEYALIDDEKRSAAVSTLERSTLLKIERDSFLKVIANDSGFSLGILTVLIKRHRDIDAI is encoded by the coding sequence ATGTCTAAATCCAAACAGGAAGATTTTATTAACTTTTTATCTAAAGTCCCCTTTTTTACTGAGGTAAAAGAAGCTTCATTAAAACACTTGTGTATAGGGCTTAAGGAGGAAAGTTTTGGGAAAAATGAAAATATTTTTAAAAAAGGAGATGAAGGTGACTCAATGTATGTAATTGTTGAAGGAAGCGTGAAAATTCATGAAAACAATTACATTTTCAGTACGATGCAAAAGGGAGAATGTTTCGGTGAGTATGCTTTAATTGATGACGAAAAACGCTCAGCGGCAGTTTCAACTTTAGAAAGGTCGACGCTTTTAAAAATTGAACGAGATAGTTTTTTAAAGGTCATTGCTAATGACAGCGGTTTTTCCTTGGGTATTTTAACCGTACTTATTAAACGTCATAGAGATATTGATGCTATTTAA